A stretch of Ipomoea triloba cultivar NCNSP0323 chromosome 11, ASM357664v1 DNA encodes these proteins:
- the LOC115995773 gene encoding inorganic pyrophosphatase 2-like isoform X1 codes for MAGIGTVVVFDFDKTIIDVDSDNWLVDELGFTDRFNQLLPTMPWNSVMARSGLGAGYDNPRYPQDKMMNEIHAKGKKIEDIEEVLKRTLIHPRIVPAIKSAYALGCDLRIVSDANVFYIETILEHHGIRECFSEIHTNPGYVEEGRLRIRPYHDFHTSPHGCNNVCPPNMCKGKIIERIQASLAKEGKKRMIYLGDGAGDFCPSLKLKEGDFLMPRKDFPVWKLITENRKLLKPEIHEWTDGEELERILLHLINKNLPAAQPKFQKVSIQAHKALPKAIPVPF; via the exons atgGCTGGAATCGGAACCGTGGTGGtttttgattttgacaagaCCATTATCGACGTGGACAGCGACAACTGGCTCGTGGATGAGTTGGGTTTCACTGATCGCTTCAACCAACTTCTCCCTACCATGCCATGGAACTCTGTCATG GCCAGGTCTGGATTAGGGGCCGGCTATGATAATCCCCGTTATCCGCAGGACAAGATGATGAATGAGATCCACGCCAAGGGGAAGAAGATTGAGGACATTGAAGAGGTTCTCAAACGGACGCTCATCCATCCCCGGATAGTTCCTGCCATTAAATCAGCTTATGCTTTagg GTGTGATTTGAGGATAGTGAGCGATGCGAACGTGTTCTACATTGAAACCATCTTGGAACACCATGGCATCCGTGAATGCTTCTCGGAGATCCACACAAACCCGGGCTATGTCGAGGAAGGCCGGCTAAGAATCCGCCCTTACCATGATTTCCACACTTCTCCCCACGGCTGCAACAATGTCTGCCCACCCAACATGTGCAAG GGTAAGATTATAGAAAGGATTCAAGCCTCCTTGGCTAAGGAAGGGAAGAAAAGAATGATTTACCTTGGTGATGGGGCTGGTGATTTCTGCCCCAGCCTGAAGCTCAAAGAGGGAGATTTTCTGATGCCAAGGAAAGATTTCCCAGTCTGGAAATTGATAACTGAGAACCGAAAGCTCTTGAAGCCTGAGATTCATGAATGGACTGACGGTGAAGAGCTCGAGCGCATTCTGCTTCATCTCATTAACAAGAACTTACCTGCAGCTCAACCCAAGTTCCAGAAAGTTTCCATCCAGGCTCACAAGGCCTTGCCTAAAGCTATCCCTGTGCCATTTTAG
- the LOC115995773 gene encoding inorganic pyrophosphatase 1-like isoform X2, whose amino-acid sequence MAGIGTVVVFDFDKTIIDVDSDNWLVDELGFTDRFNQLLPTMPWNSVMDKMMNEIHAKGKKIEDIEEVLKRTLIHPRIVPAIKSAYALGCDLRIVSDANVFYIETILEHHGIRECFSEIHTNPGYVEEGRLRIRPYHDFHTSPHGCNNVCPPNMCKGKIIERIQASLAKEGKKRMIYLGDGAGDFCPSLKLKEGDFLMPRKDFPVWKLITENRKLLKPEIHEWTDGEELERILLHLINKNLPAAQPKFQKVSIQAHKALPKAIPVPF is encoded by the exons atgGCTGGAATCGGAACCGTGGTGGtttttgattttgacaagaCCATTATCGACGTGGACAGCGACAACTGGCTCGTGGATGAGTTGGGTTTCACTGATCGCTTCAACCAACTTCTCCCTACCATGCCATGGAACTCTGTCATG GACAAGATGATGAATGAGATCCACGCCAAGGGGAAGAAGATTGAGGACATTGAAGAGGTTCTCAAACGGACGCTCATCCATCCCCGGATAGTTCCTGCCATTAAATCAGCTTATGCTTTagg GTGTGATTTGAGGATAGTGAGCGATGCGAACGTGTTCTACATTGAAACCATCTTGGAACACCATGGCATCCGTGAATGCTTCTCGGAGATCCACACAAACCCGGGCTATGTCGAGGAAGGCCGGCTAAGAATCCGCCCTTACCATGATTTCCACACTTCTCCCCACGGCTGCAACAATGTCTGCCCACCCAACATGTGCAAG GGTAAGATTATAGAAAGGATTCAAGCCTCCTTGGCTAAGGAAGGGAAGAAAAGAATGATTTACCTTGGTGATGGGGCTGGTGATTTCTGCCCCAGCCTGAAGCTCAAAGAGGGAGATTTTCTGATGCCAAGGAAAGATTTCCCAGTCTGGAAATTGATAACTGAGAACCGAAAGCTCTTGAAGCCTGAGATTCATGAATGGACTGACGGTGAAGAGCTCGAGCGCATTCTGCTTCATCTCATTAACAAGAACTTACCTGCAGCTCAACCCAAGTTCCAGAAAGTTTCCATCCAGGCTCACAAGGCCTTGCCTAAAGCTATCCCTGTGCCATTTTAG